The Vigna angularis cultivar LongXiaoDou No.4 chromosome 9, ASM1680809v1, whole genome shotgun sequence DNA window AAAgttagttatttattattttatattaattataatatctcacaattttttaatatgtaaaaaaaatcatgggataaaatcacaataaaagtattcatatttatgataaattttaattttaattaactctacaaatttataataatcaatttataattattaatttttgaaatatcaatttaaattaaaatagaaaaaataattaatagagtgtaaaatattcttttaaattttcattagtAAGATATGTAGAAGGTTACAGAATCGTATTTTAGAATTAtagtgtgttttaaaataatgagattcaattattttattaataaaagtttaaaatataaaaaaaacttttatatacaatttttattatcttaaaatcaCACTCTCtttgaacttattttttttagagttcttttcttttttttatagttttaaattgtCAACTCATTTGTTTGGAGATTAGATATTGCTAAGGTGATTTTTGAGACAAGTTCTCCATTTCTATCCAATTGATTTCTTTAAtagagtaagttagttttttgtcattttttagtCTGAATGATTTTCTGTGCATGTGGACTATTTTAGTTCGCATGTAGTGtttgagtcttctataagaTTTTTTGCTGATAAATGGTTATAATGGTATACCATaatcatgtttgtgttgttcttaGGGGAAAATAACGTTTTCTATGCATTAAGATATGTTTATAGGTTTCTCAAGCTGTTTGATTGTCTTGCAAGTAATGGAAGTCAATGACATTTGTTTCTAAGTTATAGATGTCTTGCAATTTATGTTTTGCATGATTTGGTGATATAATGATGTTAAATTTGctagaattttgtttttgttagatTTTTATATGTTGTTTGCATAAATTGAATTCATGTTGAATTGAGGAATTTAGAATGTAATCAATTGAACAAGTCGGTATGTGCCCTaacattaaaagttattttttactaAAGTATTAAGGAATACTGATTTGACCATTTGAATAagttcttttttcttaaatcatatattttaatttgttgaaatcTTATACACCATTGAGCGGTGGAAAAATAACATTGAACGCTAATTCATTGTGCAAGTTTGAGAGCATTTTAGCTCCATACCACTGACTCCCAGTCTTGTACCACTAAGCACCGAAAAATATGAATGCTTTGACGCTAAGGTAGAAGGGCATTGTGAGCATCAATTTTCACTACAAGTTTGAAGCCATTTTGGTTTTAGGGAGTTGAGCGGTAGAAGTGTGTCGTTCAACGTTTTGTGAGAAAAATAACGTTGAGCATTAAGATTATTGCTGAGCGCAACCTTCGACAAAAGGTGTTGGATGAGAAATTTCATGGCACATGAAGGAGAACTCAAAcgtcaaaataattaattatcttatttcATTTTGCAGTTAGAATCAATTTTGTCATCACCTAATAGCTAGATAATCGattctcttctcttcctctaCATCCAAGAATCGATTATCTTTTCACCTAATATAAGGAGAATCTCTCGTATTACACGTGAGAATCAAATCCCTAGTGTTCTATTGTTTTCCTTGGTGGTATGCGCGTGCTAATTCTCCTTGTAAATAGCTTTCCACACAAGTTTAGCTATTTACGAAAACATAATCAAATGGCTAACTGAGACATGGCTTGTAGAACTAGCAAAATATGGAATATGAAAAACCTCCTGGAGTTGTGGCTTGTTGCTATAACAAAAAGTTAATCTTGTGGTCTGGAAACACATGAATTTCTTTCATtgcaaatgacaaaaaaatgcAACAAATCACAAAAACTATATATGACAACACACAATGCAGAAGGTAAAGACAAAAATGCACAATCAAATCAATGTATAGAGTTAATAACCatgttttatattatcaaatctCTTAAGCCATCAAATTAAGTTTGTAAACTAGTTCCAAAGTAGTTTATTTAATCTATGAACACCTTTTAGAAGATATTTTTGAGTATGGGTAGATATTTAGTAGGTGAATTAAAAAGGTCTAAAAACGTGGTGCATTATCCACCAAGCCATCACCAACACCTTCGAACAAACCTACCAACCATGCCATCAACGGTTCTTTGAAATTAAAACGCCCCTCATCCCCACCAACCAACACATACCATGTTTGGTTCACAGTCTTTCTGAAACGTAGGATTAACTTTGCCTTGGTCTGAAACAGAGTTGGTTGGAAACAGAGCCACCCAATAATAATTTCCCACATACTAAAACCAAACCTTAACATAATCAACGTACAAGTGTTCCATGTTTTTCGAttatatttcttcttcctcttcttctccaacTCAATGTACCACCAACCCAGAACCCGACAACTCAAACCCACtaccttcttctcttctctcttctgcccAAAATGCCCTCTCAACCACAacctccttcttctccttcccAAGCCCAGCAAAAAGCCCACCATCTCCGCCTCTCTGCCTACCGGGCCCGCCTCCGGGCCCGACCAGGCCCTAATCTCCCTCCTCCGCTCCATCCCGGACTGGGCCGACACGGTGCAGGAGCGCGGCATGCAGAAGAAGCGCTCCCTCTACACCCACCTGAACTGGCGCGACCACCGCAGCTCTATCCGCCACCTCCGTCACCTCCTCTCTAGCCTCTCCTCCCGCGTCATCCTCTCCCTCGTACCCCCTGTCCTCTTCTTCACCGGCTTCGCCGCCGCCATCGCCTCCTACAACCAAGCCCTAATCCACCACATCCTCCCCGACTTCCTCCCCCTCCTCCACTCCTCCTCCCTCCCCTACCAGCTCACCGCCCCCGCCCTCGCCCTCCTCCTTGTGTTCCGCACCGAAGCCTCTTACGCTCGTTTCGTCGACGGCAAGAAGGCCTGGACCAACGTCATCGCCGGTACCCACGATTTCGCCAGACAAGCCGCCGCCTTCCTTGACGACGTCGATAACGCCGACTTCTCCGTCAAGCACGCGCTTTTGCAGTACATCATCGCCTTCCCCATTGCGCTTAAGGTCTCTCTTTCTGAGCCTTTCAATTCTAATCGCAATTTTTCGTATTGTGGAAAAGTGCAGACCAATGCAATTCGTGTGGCAGATTGCAGCCTAGATGACTGTTTTCTAAAACCTAGATCTAAGTTTGTGTTTGAATCAGTTGGGAGAGCTCAAAAGAGGTTTTTAGATGCAACAAGTTCTATCTTCGTTTGATGCATTTCAATGGCAAAAGtattttttcaactttaattTAAGCAATAGATTTGCTTGGAGAAATTTCTCGATTAGAACTTGTAGGATGGAAAAATGAAACAGTTTCTCCCTTAACTGAAATTAGCTTGTCTGAGTTAATTCATAGAAGATATTTTCCATTAGTTTCTCTAAAAtctgattttaaatttatttggaaTCGTTTTGTTAATACAACAGGCCCAAAAGCTAAATCTGAAGAGAACAATTTTAGATCAATTTTTAACCTGAAGACAacaatttcttcttcatttgGTGCATTCGAATTTGCAGAAGtactttttaaacttaattcaaacATAGTCTAACGTGTTAGGGTTCTATCTATTTGGGCCTTTTATAATGTTAATGT harbors:
- the LOC108346290 gene encoding UPF0187 protein At3g61320, chloroplastic; amino-acid sequence: MYHQPRTRQLKPTTFFSSLFCPKCPLNHNLLLLLPKPSKKPTISASLPTGPASGPDQALISLLRSIPDWADTVQERGMQKKRSLYTHLNWRDHRSSIRHLRHLLSSLSSRVILSLVPPVLFFTGFAAAIASYNQALIHHILPDFLPLLHSSSLPYQLTAPALALLLVFRTEASYARFVDGKKAWTNVIAGTHDFARQAAAFLDDVDNADFSVKHALLQYIIAFPIALKCHVLYGSDIRRDLQHLLEVDDLAVVMNSKHQPRCIIEFISQSIRLLKLEESRRNVLESKISCFHEGIGICEQLMGIPIPLSYTRLTSRFLVLWHLTLPIILWDDCHWIVVPATFISAASLFCIEEVGVLIEEPFPMLALDELCQKAQNDIQEAIATGNLIHARFVAKKNSHSEEHSPNGWPNS